A stretch of the Flavobacterium sp. 5 genome encodes the following:
- the prfA gene encoding peptide chain release factor 1, which produces MLDRLQYVKQRFDEISDLIIQPDVIADQKRYVLLNQEYKSIKNLVEKREEYILVLANIEEANEIIADGSDADMTEMAKMQLDEAKERLPVLEDEIKFMLIPKDPEDAKNVMVEIRAGTGGDEASIFAGDLFRMYTKYCEGQGWRTSVVDMNEGTSGGFKEVIFEVTGEDVYGTLKFEAGVHRVQRVPQTETQGRVHTSAATVMVLPEAEEFDVQIDMNDVRVDFFCSSGPGGQSVNTTKSAVRLTHIPTGLVAQCQDQKSQHKNKDKAFGVLRSRLYEQELAKKQAEDATKRTSQVSSGDRSAKIRTYNYAQGRVTDHRVGLTLYDLGNIMNGDIQKIVDELALVNNMEKLKEASEVF; this is translated from the coding sequence ATGTTAGATAGACTTCAATATGTAAAACAGCGTTTTGACGAGATTTCGGATTTGATTATTCAACCGGATGTAATCGCAGATCAAAAAAGATATGTGCTTCTGAACCAAGAATACAAGAGTATTAAAAACTTGGTAGAGAAGCGTGAAGAATATATTTTGGTTTTGGCTAATATAGAGGAAGCCAACGAAATTATTGCTGACGGTAGTGATGCCGATATGACGGAAATGGCAAAAATGCAATTGGATGAAGCCAAAGAACGTCTTCCAGTATTAGAGGATGAAATCAAATTCATGTTGATTCCAAAAGATCCAGAAGATGCTAAAAACGTGATGGTAGAGATTCGTGCAGGTACGGGTGGAGATGAAGCAAGTATTTTTGCAGGAGATTTATTCAGAATGTATACTAAATATTGTGAAGGTCAAGGCTGGAGAACTTCGGTTGTGGATATGAACGAAGGGACTTCTGGTGGTTTCAAAGAGGTTATTTTTGAAGTTACAGGAGAAGATGTTTACGGAACTTTGAAGTTTGAAGCGGGTGTACACCGTGTACAACGTGTGCCTCAAACAGAAACTCAAGGGCGTGTGCATACATCGGCAGCGACAGTTATGGTGCTTCCAGAAGCAGAGGAATTTGATGTTCAAATTGATATGAATGATGTTCGTGTGGATTTCTTCTGTTCGTCAGGGCCTGGAGGACAATCGGTAAATACTACGAAATCGGCAGTACGTTTGACGCATATTCCAACAGGATTGGTAGCGCAATGTCAAGATCAGAAATCACAACATAAAAATAAAGATAAAGCATTCGGTGTTTTACGTTCCCGTTTGTACGAACAGGAATTGGCCAAAAAACAAGCCGAAGATGCTACAAAACGTACATCACAAGTAAGTTCGGGTGACCGTTCTGCTAAGATTCGTACTTACAATTATGCTCAAGGACGTGTTACTGATCACCGTGTTGGTTTGACTCTATATGATTTAGGAAATATCATGAATGGTGATATTCAGAAAATTGTAGATGAGTTAGCGTTAGTTAACAACATGGAGAAGCTAAAAGAAGCTAGTGAGGTTTTCTAA